In one Janibacter cremeus genomic region, the following are encoded:
- a CDS encoding SCP2 sterol-binding domain-containing protein has product MELDPSSFATMSPEEFAALVKGMSDREIAETMRGEHRIAVLDAVFARFPTLFRPDRAEGVSATTQFRITGGPESRPHDTYEIVIDDGSCRVSEEPGDDYDVSLMMAPAEFLKMTTGRGNPTMLVMRGKIKVKGDLALAATFPSMFDIPKA; this is encoded by the coding sequence ATGGAACTGGACCCCTCGAGCTTCGCGACCATGAGTCCCGAGGAGTTCGCCGCGCTCGTCAAGGGCATGTCCGACCGTGAGATCGCCGAGACCATGCGCGGCGAGCACCGGATCGCCGTCCTGGACGCGGTCTTCGCCCGCTTCCCGACGCTCTTCCGCCCCGATCGGGCGGAGGGCGTCAGCGCCACCACGCAGTTCCGGATCACCGGGGGCCCCGAGAGCCGGCCCCACGACACCTACGAGATCGTCATCGACGACGGCTCGTGCCGCGTCTCCGAGGAGCCGGGCGACGACTACGACGTCTCCCTGATGATGGCGCCCGCGGAGTTCCTCAAGATGACCACCGGTCGGGGCAACCCGACGATGCTGGTGATGCGCGGCAAGATCAAGGTGAAGGGCGACCTCGCGCTCGCCGCCACCTTCCCCTCCATGTTCGACATCCCGAAGGCCTGA
- a CDS encoding AMP-binding protein encodes MSINALTVAKTMAKRGMLAPGPPTNQVKQLTALKKWGFGLAGELRQAANRSPKAVAVVDETRGATTYAELLANSEKISVILNEMGFTAGDRIGLLARNHVQAIEVMCATSAIGIDLVLGNTGLSGPQFAQVCEQQGIRALVHDDEFAEVVSHLPDSMPKITESELARRVEAAPRANELPVPTRGGRTIILTSGTTGTPKGAARKTPGGFGPLISIIDRIPLHAGDRILISAPIFHTWGYAAMQLSMALRATIILQRRFTPEAARAALEEQQPQAMFAIPVMLQRMMELPEDPGARARRNLRVVATSGSAFPSGFTTKFMDAYGDVLYNLYGSTEASWVCIATPEDMRRDPNTAGTPPLGTVVKIYDDEGREVPAGQTGRIFAGNELVFDGYTNEGRSKDFINGLVSTGDVGHVEGDLYFVDGRDDDMIVSGGENVYPTEVEWLLAEHPAVREVSVIGVPDPDFGQRLAAFVAVNEGHSLDEDAVKEHVRAHRARHCVPREVLFLEELPRNATGKVLNRELRKHFA; translated from the coding sequence ATGTCCATCAATGCACTGACCGTCGCCAAGACCATGGCCAAGCGGGGCATGCTCGCCCCCGGGCCGCCCACCAACCAGGTCAAGCAGCTGACCGCCCTGAAGAAGTGGGGCTTCGGCCTCGCCGGTGAGCTCCGCCAAGCAGCGAACCGCTCGCCCAAGGCCGTCGCCGTCGTCGACGAGACCAGGGGCGCCACGACCTACGCCGAGCTGCTGGCCAACTCCGAGAAGATCTCGGTCATCCTTAACGAGATGGGCTTCACGGCCGGTGACCGCATCGGCCTGCTCGCCCGCAACCACGTGCAGGCCATCGAGGTCATGTGCGCCACCTCGGCCATCGGGATCGACCTCGTGCTGGGCAACACCGGCCTGTCCGGGCCGCAGTTCGCCCAGGTCTGCGAGCAGCAGGGGATCAGGGCGCTCGTCCACGACGACGAGTTCGCCGAGGTCGTGAGCCACCTGCCGGACTCGATGCCGAAGATCACGGAGAGCGAGCTGGCCCGCCGGGTCGAGGCCGCGCCCCGCGCGAACGAGCTGCCGGTGCCCACCCGCGGTGGCAGGACGATCATCCTCACCTCGGGCACGACGGGGACGCCGAAGGGAGCCGCCCGCAAGACCCCGGGCGGCTTCGGCCCGCTGATCTCGATCATCGACCGGATCCCGCTCCACGCGGGCGACCGGATCCTCATCTCCGCGCCGATCTTCCACACGTGGGGGTACGCCGCGATGCAGCTGTCGATGGCCCTGCGCGCCACGATCATCCTGCAGCGCCGCTTCACGCCGGAGGCGGCCCGCGCGGCGCTCGAGGAGCAGCAGCCGCAGGCGATGTTCGCCATCCCGGTGATGCTCCAGCGGATGATGGAGCTCCCGGAGGACCCGGGCGCCCGGGCCCGGCGCAACCTGCGGGTCGTCGCGACCTCGGGCTCGGCCTTCCCCTCTGGCTTCACCACGAAGTTCATGGACGCCTACGGCGACGTGCTCTACAACCTCTACGGCTCGACGGAGGCCTCCTGGGTCTGCATCGCGACCCCGGAGGACATGCGCCGCGACCCCAACACCGCCGGCACCCCGCCGCTGGGCACGGTCGTGAAGATCTACGACGACGAGGGCCGCGAGGTCCCCGCCGGCCAGACGGGCCGCATCTTCGCGGGCAACGAGCTGGTCTTCGACGGGTACACCAACGAGGGCAGGTCCAAGGACTTCATCAACGGCCTGGTCTCCACCGGCGACGTCGGCCACGTCGAGGGCGACCTGTACTTCGTCGACGGCCGGGACGACGACATGATCGTCAGCGGCGGCGAGAACGTCTACCCGACCGAGGTCGAGTGGTTGCTCGCCGAGCACCCCGCCGTGCGCGAGGTCTCGGTCATCGGCGTACCGGACCCCGACTTCGGGCAGCGGCTGGCCGCCTTCGTCGCCGTCAACGAGGGGCACTCCCTCGACGAGGACGCGGTCAAGGAGCACGTGCGAGCCCACCGGGCCCGCCACTGCGTCCCGCGCGAGGTCCTCTTCCTGGAGGAGCTGCCGCGCAACGCCACCGGCAAGGTCCTCAACCGGGAGCTGCGCAAGCACTTCGCGTGA
- a CDS encoding pyrimidine dimer DNA glycosylase/endonuclease V, protein MRLWSLDPAQLDRAALVSGWREGLLAQAVLLGRTKGYTRHPQLVRFRQLDDPVVGVATWLLGLAEEADRRGYRFDRSRVVPAPDPTLRMTVTEDQLRLEWRHLLAKCRHRSPDWAADLMLDEPRAHPIFDVVSGPVADWERATS, encoded by the coding sequence ATGCGGCTGTGGAGTCTCGACCCTGCCCAGCTGGACCGGGCGGCCCTGGTCTCGGGCTGGCGGGAGGGGCTGCTTGCGCAGGCCGTCCTGCTCGGCCGGACGAAGGGGTACACCCGGCACCCGCAGCTGGTGCGCTTCCGCCAACTGGACGACCCGGTCGTCGGGGTGGCCACGTGGCTCCTCGGGCTCGCCGAGGAGGCGGACCGACGCGGCTACCGGTTCGACCGCTCCCGCGTGGTCCCGGCGCCCGACCCGACGCTGCGGATGACAGTCACCGAGGACCAGCTGCGGCTCGAGTGGCGCCACCTGCTCGCCAAGTGCCGACACCGCTCGCCGGACTGGGCGGCGGACCTGATGCTCGATGAGCCGCGGGCCCACCCGATCTTCGACGTGGTCAGCGGGCCGGTGGCCGACTGGGAGCGCGCGACGAGCTGA